acaAAAATccgaaatcaaaaatatttatttaaatatttaagtatattttttcaaacattttttatattggaTTTTGTGGAATTTGTGATTTTCTCATTAATTTctttccaatttttaattttttattacaagtTTTCTAgctttcatttataaaattttattatccaATTTGTTAGgacatttaatgttatttgtcaaaatttgtatAGGAAATCATAAATATCGTATAGTACCCTTAAGCATATTCAAAACTTGGTTTCTCTACGCGCTTAATTCGTTTCTCACTCTGTGTGTGGCTTTTGCCGTTTgtgaaattaagttaaattgtGTCACACTCAAATGTTGTGCTATAAATTCATGCCACACGCCCAACACACGCAAGGCTATGCAAAGGGGGGGAACCTCTTGTCACCCCTTAACGTATGTGCCTCCTGCCTGACTGACTGCCTGTTTGCCAGCTTGAATCCTTTTCGAGGCTACGTCTGTTGCTGAGCTCTCCAGCATTTTGTTATGCAAATCAGAACGCAGTGCGCCAGGAAATGGCAAATGGTTGGCCAAACAGACAggcggacggacggacagacagacggatggGGCAGGCGTGTTGTGGGCTAAATAAGTTGAACTACATTACGTTCtgtattttattgcatttggtTGCTGCTTTGGAGGGGAGTGTAAGAAGTTGAAGGTTATTCCCCATTGCCAGTGGCCAAAACCATTAATAATATGACGACAGCTGTTGGgctaatttcattttacgGCTATCTAACACTTTACGTTTTTACCCTCTGTTTATTGCAGCCACCACGCCCACTTACAAGCCAATTAACAGCGCCCTAAATGATGCCCGAAACTGAACGCGACTCGTTGGTGGCAGCAGAAATGATCAGTGGCGCCTCGCCACACGGTTATGGAATAGTCAAGGACAAGCAACAGctccaacatcatcatcagcatcagcatcaacagcagcaacatcagatACAACTATTGCAACACCAACATCTGCAATCCGATTCCATTCGCTCCAGCagtgtggcagcaacatcTCCATATGAAATGGCAATCAACTCGCATGTCTACTGCAGCTCCTTGAGCATTCCCCCCACCTCAGCCACAATGGTCAGTCCCAGCAGCAAGGAGAAATTGGCCAATTTATCGCGTGTgcgcgacaacaacaacagcagcaatggcaatggcaatggcaatggcaacggcaacggcagctgCAGTGTCAGCCCCATCTCGTCCGGCAGTTCGCCAACAACGTTTCTCCAGAAACAATTGGAGGCACCACCCAGTCGCCAAGCGGCGTctcagcaactgcagctgcaactgcaactgcaaccgcaTCGCTTGATGACACCTTTTCCCACAGCCACATCCAATTCGACAGCTACATCCAATCAGACAGCTAGTTGGCATGCCCATGTCTATGCCCGTCCTCCTAATCGGCCCACTCCGCACTACATTGCGGATATTCTTGGCATGGATGTGGCCGAAAAGATGGCGTACTTTaacgctgcagctgcagcctCAGTCACTGCCACCAATTCGGCAACATCACCAAAGAGCATCCTGCGCAACATCGAACAACAATATGCACAACAGCCTCAGGAGCAGGAACAACGCACACATCGCAGTGCCTCCATGAGCGATGCCAGCGAGGAAGAAACTGCAGTCAACGTCACAGCTggagcagtagcagcagcaacagttgcagttgcaacagcagcagcaacaactgtcaCTGCATTAGCACCGCTCGATCAGCCATTGAATCTGTGTGTGGCCAAAAAGTCGCGCGACGGCAACGCCTCATCTCCCATGCTTGCAGCCAGGCAGAACACACCGCTGGCCAAGACAGGTGGCAAGAAGGGTAAGCAGATATCATATATAATAAGCtacaatctatatatataaaaaacactttgtcCTGACTTACTGACTGAAGCTAGCAGAAGGCGGAGCCCTCTAGTAAACAATGAAATGTATAT
The genomic region above belongs to Drosophila innubila isolate TH190305 chromosome 3R unlocalized genomic scaffold, UK_Dinn_1.0 2_E_3R, whole genome shotgun sequence and contains:
- the LOC117790969 gene encoding homeobox protein cut-like isoform X3, with the translated sequence MMPETERDSLVAAEMISGASPHGYGIVKDKQQLQHHHQHQHQQQQHQIQLLQHQHLQSDSIRSSSVAATSPYEMAINSHVYCSSLSIPPTSATMVSPSSKEKLANLSRVRDNNNSSNGNGNGNGNGNGSCSVSPISSGSSPTTFLQKQLEAPPSRQAASQQLQLQLQLQPHRLMTPFPTATSNSTATSNQTASWHAHVYARPPNRPTPHYIADILGMDVAEKMAYFNAAAAASVTATNSATSPKSILRNIEQQYAQQPQEQEQRTHRSASMSDASEEETAVNVTAGAVAAATVAVATAAATTVTALAPLDQPLNLCVAKKSRDGNASSPMLAARQNTPLAKTGGKKENSGKPAAKKKKLMSGTTADLPPDVSPTTSSDSIMRDRLLGNNSSPSSTNQQPASNNNNNSSNNNLETTEDDSDSGSTDARRKKKARTTFTGRQIFELEKQFEKKKYLSSSERTELAKLLNVTETQVKIWFQNRRTKWKKQDNVTNNEAAEHKTSKPATTTTTTTEQQAKTNNNNNNNSSNNNNNNSHNKTAEKRNTNNNNIGETYHHHRLHQHAIPLTVEPAAPLEQTEKLDIKLEESPAVSYQRAAAAAAAAQENGRSPTPNVLLTEMDFESKLAASKILAMANNTTVKAESDSDDEETASEPGTSTEAQDSQDQDVQMREI